A region of Pseudarthrobacter sp. NIBRBAC000502770 DNA encodes the following proteins:
- a CDS encoding SRPBCC family protein: MSTFEVRRSAVIPAPAEEIFPLVNNFHEWTAWSPWEAVDPGMSRRYFGSDAGTGAGYEWNGNRKAGSGTMEIVESVPSSRIGIRLQFTKPFKALNPTTFTFSQAPGGTEVTWLMTGENKGLGKVFALFMNMDKMVGGDFERGLAALASTVAARKS, from the coding sequence ATGTCTACTTTCGAAGTCCGCCGCAGCGCCGTCATCCCCGCCCCCGCCGAGGAGATCTTTCCGTTGGTGAACAACTTCCACGAATGGACCGCTTGGTCCCCCTGGGAGGCGGTCGATCCAGGGATGAGCCGCCGCTACTTCGGCAGTGACGCAGGGACCGGCGCGGGCTATGAGTGGAACGGCAACCGAAAGGCCGGCAGCGGAACCATGGAGATCGTGGAGTCCGTACCTTCGAGCCGCATCGGGATCCGGCTGCAGTTCACCAAGCCGTTCAAGGCCCTGAACCCCACGACGTTCACGTTCAGCCAGGCTCCTGGCGGCACGGAGGTGACGTGGCTGATGACCGGGGAGAACAAAGGGCTCGGAAAGGTCTTTGCGCTGTTCATGAACATGGACAAGATGGTGGGCGGCGACTTTGAGCGGGGCCTGGCCGCGCTGGCCTCCACGGTTGCGGCCAGGAAGAGCTGA
- a CDS encoding iron chaperone, translated as MGAVDDALAALDEPDRSCLQHVVELARSIAPDTTEGMSYGMPALKLDGKPLFAAVHAAKHLSIFPFSGAVVAAVADRLEGYSLSKGTIRFTAAHPVPDDVVEDIVRLRMAEIRG; from the coding sequence TTGGGCGCCGTGGACGATGCGCTGGCCGCGCTGGATGAACCGGACCGCAGCTGCCTGCAGCATGTGGTGGAGCTCGCCAGGTCCATCGCCCCGGACACCACGGAGGGCATGAGCTACGGCATGCCCGCGCTGAAGCTGGACGGCAAACCTCTGTTCGCCGCCGTCCACGCAGCCAAGCACCTCTCGATCTTCCCCTTCTCCGGCGCGGTCGTCGCGGCAGTCGCGGACCGGCTGGAAGGGTATTCACTTTCCAAGGGGACCATCCGCTTCACCGCGGCCCACCCCGTGCCGGACGACGTGGTGGAGGACATCGTCCGGCTGCGCATGGCGGAGATCCGGGGATAG
- a CDS encoding VOC family protein codes for MLKDMEVMAVLPAKDIDRAKEFYRDKLGFEPERTMADGGLVYRCGKGTSFLIYQTDNAGSAKNTQIGWASDDVQRDVDELRARGVVFEDYDMPGLKTENGIASMEGYGQAAWFLDSEGNILNISSMPS; via the coding sequence ATGCTCAAAGATATGGAAGTCATGGCTGTGCTGCCTGCGAAGGATATCGACCGGGCCAAGGAATTTTATCGGGACAAGCTGGGGTTTGAGCCCGAGCGGACCATGGCCGATGGCGGCCTTGTCTACCGGTGTGGGAAGGGGACCTCGTTCCTGATTTACCAGACGGACAACGCGGGTTCGGCCAAGAACACGCAAATCGGCTGGGCCAGTGATGATGTCCAGCGCGACGTGGACGAACTCCGTGCCCGCGGCGTCGTTTTCGAAGACTACGACATGCCCGGACTCAAGACCGAGAACGGCATCGCATCAATGGAGGGCTACGGCCAGGCGGCCTGGTTCCTGGACAGCGAGGGCAACATCCTCAACATCTCCTCGATGCCTTCTTGA
- a CDS encoding cupin domain-containing protein, with protein MGVEEVVPETKGVSMEVLSTVDLAGEIEGMDGRQLRMRMVTIEPGGVFGPLHDHVGRPGTVYVLQGTVTEHRDGLVTEYGPGVGWQEDRHTTHWLENKGTVPVVEISVDIVAAPQQ; from the coding sequence GTGGGCGTGGAAGAAGTGGTGCCGGAGACAAAGGGCGTCTCCATGGAGGTTCTGTCGACGGTGGATCTTGCCGGCGAAATTGAGGGTATGGACGGGCGCCAGCTCCGGATGCGGATGGTGACCATCGAGCCGGGCGGAGTTTTCGGCCCCCTCCATGACCACGTGGGCCGGCCCGGGACGGTTTATGTCCTTCAGGGGACTGTCACGGAGCACCGGGACGGCTTGGTCACCGAGTACGGGCCGGGGGTGGGCTGGCAGGAGGACCGCCACACCACCCACTGGCTCGAGAACAAGGGGACGGTGCCGGTTGTCGAAATCTCGGTGGACATCGTGGCCGCCCCGCAACAGTGA
- a CDS encoding MFS transporter, producing MSAMFRALENPNYRIWASGAIVSNIGTWMQRVAQDWLVLTVLTDHSGAAVGLTTGLQFLPMLLFGPYGGVLADRYRKRIILMWTQLAMGFTGLAIGLLVVTGTAQLWHAYVAAFCLGVASAVDAPARQAFVSELVGQENISNAVALNSASFNTARLTGPAIAGVLIAWVGTGPVFLLNAASFAAVLVSLFRIRTTQPAPIARGERNKHQVAEGIRYVRRRPDLMLIMVLVGILGAFGMNFPVINSLMATTEFRMGPSEFGLLGSIMAVGTLAGALLAARRSGPRLRFLLGGALGLGIFTVLGSIAPTFWVYAAILIPVGLASITFLNSCNTSIQLSVEPQFRGRVLALYLAILQGGTAIGSPLVGWIGSEFGARWSVAVGGIVVLLAGIAAVIAVTRRNRLTLRGALRMALGRREPAV from the coding sequence ATGAGTGCGATGTTCCGCGCCCTCGAAAATCCCAACTACCGCATTTGGGCCAGCGGCGCGATCGTCTCCAACATCGGCACCTGGATGCAGCGCGTCGCCCAGGACTGGCTGGTCCTGACCGTCCTTACCGATCACTCGGGAGCCGCCGTCGGCCTCACCACGGGCCTGCAGTTCCTGCCAATGCTGCTCTTCGGCCCCTACGGCGGGGTCCTGGCGGACCGCTACCGCAAGCGCATCATCCTGATGTGGACGCAGCTGGCCATGGGCTTCACCGGACTGGCCATCGGCCTCCTGGTGGTCACCGGCACCGCGCAACTATGGCACGCCTACGTGGCCGCCTTCTGCTTGGGCGTGGCCAGCGCGGTGGACGCACCGGCGCGCCAGGCCTTCGTATCGGAGCTCGTGGGCCAGGAGAACATTTCCAATGCGGTGGCCCTGAACTCAGCATCCTTCAACACCGCCCGGCTCACCGGGCCTGCCATCGCCGGCGTGCTCATCGCCTGGGTGGGTACCGGGCCGGTGTTCCTGCTCAACGCCGCGAGCTTCGCCGCCGTCCTGGTTTCGCTGTTCCGAATCCGCACCACCCAGCCCGCCCCTATCGCGAGGGGCGAGCGGAACAAGCACCAGGTGGCCGAGGGCATCCGTTACGTGCGGCGCCGGCCGGACCTGATGCTGATCATGGTCCTGGTGGGCATCCTGGGTGCGTTCGGCATGAACTTCCCGGTGATCAACTCGCTGATGGCCACCACCGAGTTCCGCATGGGACCCAGTGAATTCGGGCTTCTCGGCTCCATCATGGCCGTGGGCACGCTGGCCGGCGCCCTCCTCGCGGCACGCCGCTCCGGGCCGCGGCTGCGGTTCCTGCTGGGCGGAGCGCTGGGACTGGGCATCTTCACGGTCCTGGGCAGCATCGCCCCGACGTTCTGGGTCTACGCGGCAATCCTGATTCCCGTGGGCCTGGCGTCCATCACGTTCCTGAACAGCTGCAACACCAGCATCCAGCTCTCCGTGGAGCCACAGTTCCGGGGCCGCGTACTGGCCCTCTACCTGGCCATCCTCCAAGGCGGCACCGCCATCGGTTCGCCGCTGGTGGGTTGGATCGGCAGCGAGTTCGGCGCGCGCTGGTCCGTCGCGGTGGGCGGCATCGTGGTCCTGCTTGCCGGTATCGCCGCCGTTATCGCCGTCACCAGGCGCAACCGGCTCACCCTGCGCGGCGCACTCCGGATGGCCCTGGGCAGGCGCGAGCCCGCAGTCTGA
- a CDS encoding MarR family winged helix-turn-helix transcriptional regulator: MSPTQTTHQASAGPTAPDTLAIDLRTAVMRTSRRLRVEATGDAITPGQYTVLALLNGSGPSTLRDLARSEHVQAPSMTRIVNALAEQAFVTRSADPDDGRQVRVDITDAGRKVLAEARSQRTAWLAQRVAGLGEEDRLILSRAARIMQEMSGK; the protein is encoded by the coding sequence ATGTCCCCCACCCAAACGACGCACCAGGCAAGCGCCGGCCCCACCGCCCCCGACACCCTCGCCATCGATCTCCGCACCGCTGTGATGCGCACGTCGCGCCGGCTTCGCGTCGAGGCCACCGGAGACGCCATCACCCCCGGCCAGTACACAGTCCTGGCCCTCCTGAACGGCAGCGGCCCCAGCACCCTGCGCGATCTCGCCAGGAGTGAGCACGTCCAGGCACCGTCCATGACCAGGATCGTCAACGCTCTTGCGGAGCAGGCGTTCGTTACCAGGAGCGCCGATCCCGACGACGGCCGGCAAGTCCGCGTGGACATCACCGACGCCGGCAGGAAAGTCCTGGCCGAGGCCCGGAGCCAGCGGACCGCCTGGTTGGCGCAGCGTGTGGCCGGACTCGGTGAGGAAGACCGGCTCATTCTCAGCCGCGCAGCCCGCATCATGCAGGAAATGAGCGGCAAATGA
- a CDS encoding DUF3592 domain-containing protein, translated as MTGRRTDGNRKPPLSWKRKLNLAVTVLVLCLGPIMIGVGSFMINADEELARSGVQATGTIIRFDDVTKASERRMQVQFPAADGAVHRTFAAVDHDQYPVVGSSVTVVYAENNPGRAIVPGYESDGVWLRGAGVVLTVIFGVLGLLYIVLVGSAVLRARLRRRRTPKVV; from the coding sequence GTGACTGGGCGCAGAACTGACGGAAACCGTAAACCCCCGCTGTCGTGGAAGCGGAAATTGAACCTGGCCGTGACTGTCCTGGTGCTCTGCCTGGGGCCCATCATGATCGGCGTAGGCAGCTTCATGATCAACGCCGATGAGGAGCTCGCCCGTTCTGGTGTCCAGGCGACCGGAACCATCATCCGCTTCGACGACGTCACCAAAGCGTCCGAACGCAGGATGCAGGTGCAATTCCCGGCCGCGGACGGGGCGGTCCACCGGACCTTCGCCGCTGTGGATCACGATCAGTATCCCGTAGTGGGCAGCAGCGTGACGGTCGTCTATGCCGAAAACAATCCCGGGCGGGCCATCGTGCCCGGCTACGAGAGCGACGGCGTTTGGCTGCGTGGAGCCGGGGTTGTCCTGACGGTCATTTTCGGAGTTCTGGGCCTCTTGTACATCGTCCTGGTCGGCAGCGCTGTTCTGCGCGCCAGGTTGCGGCGGCGCCGAACGCCAAAGGTGGTGTAG
- a CDS encoding heme-binding protein → MTEQQPFELVRRYPHFELRRYPDHVVAEVSVTADFDRAGNAAFRYLFNYISGNNTARQKLAMTAPVIQEAGGQKLAMTAPVLQRGPLPGSGEPAEFSVAFVLPAGLNAETAPVPTDPRVTVRAVPGSLAAVLGFSGSGSASAFERRNNGLQAALTLAGLTPVGAPRFARFDPPFKPWFLRHNEVVQDVMERPPGGAAPASG, encoded by the coding sequence ATGACTGAACAACAGCCCTTTGAGTTGGTCCGGCGCTATCCCCACTTCGAACTTCGCCGGTATCCCGATCACGTGGTCGCCGAGGTGTCGGTGACGGCCGATTTCGACCGGGCAGGCAACGCCGCCTTCCGGTACCTCTTCAACTACATCAGCGGCAACAACACGGCCCGGCAGAAACTGGCGATGACCGCACCGGTGATCCAGGAAGCGGGAGGCCAAAAGCTCGCCATGACCGCACCCGTACTCCAGCGCGGACCGCTGCCTGGATCAGGGGAGCCGGCGGAATTCTCGGTGGCCTTTGTCCTGCCGGCCGGCTTGAATGCCGAAACTGCTCCCGTGCCCACCGATCCCAGGGTCACGGTGCGGGCGGTGCCCGGTTCCCTCGCTGCCGTGCTGGGCTTCTCGGGCAGCGGTTCGGCGTCGGCCTTTGAGCGGCGCAACAACGGTCTGCAGGCGGCGCTCACCCTGGCCGGCCTTACGCCTGTGGGTGCACCGCGGTTCGCCCGCTTCGATCCACCCTTCAAACCCTGGTTCCTGCGGCACAATGAGGTGGTCCAGGATGTGATGGAGCGCCCTCCGGGTGGCGCGGCCCCCGCATCCGGGTAG
- a CDS encoding VOC family protein, whose protein sequence is MQMRLEVVQVPVSDVDRSKAFYTDKLGFVLDHDVEHIPGMRVVQLTPPGSATSVVIGTGMTTMTPGSLEGLQLVVPDIAEVRSELVGRGADISEIQDLGGVLFAYFSDPDGNRWVMQGQTQDHVRDAHRP, encoded by the coding sequence ATGCAAATGCGCCTTGAGGTTGTACAGGTCCCGGTTTCCGACGTCGACAGATCAAAAGCGTTTTATACGGACAAGCTGGGCTTCGTCCTCGACCATGACGTGGAACATATCCCGGGCATGCGCGTCGTCCAGCTGACGCCCCCTGGCTCTGCCACGTCGGTGGTCATCGGCACCGGCATGACCACCATGACCCCAGGCAGCCTCGAGGGCCTGCAACTGGTTGTTCCGGACATCGCCGAGGTTCGCAGCGAGCTGGTGGGCCGCGGCGCGGACATCAGCGAGATCCAGGACCTGGGCGGTGTCCTGTTCGCCTACTTCAGCGATCCCGACGGCAACCGCTGGGTCATGCAGGGCCAGACGCAGGACCATGTCCGGGATGCACACAGACCCTAG
- a CDS encoding HNH endonuclease family protein, whose protein sequence is MLFGALGGGIGGALIVLGISTALTGLYVLLTGRRSWAWLPAKRKAGAVAIAAALALFIGGAAALPRVAGADLEAASSESTAKAAPAKASPTATAKASPSATPTATPTDTGEPLDPESPSVLAAGAPAAAPNAQPAYASKALDVLATLPIKGRAPKTGYDRAQFGQAWADVDRNGCDTRNDILKRDLTGVSYTNSVPCKVQSGTLADPYTGKTISFARGSATSSAVQIDHVVALSDAWQKGAQQLTAEQRTAFANDPLNLQATDGPTNQQKGDGDAATWLPPKGLPL, encoded by the coding sequence ATGCTTTTCGGAGCACTGGGCGGCGGCATTGGCGGAGCCCTGATTGTCCTGGGCATTTCAACTGCTCTTACCGGTCTTTATGTACTCCTCACCGGACGGCGCTCCTGGGCGTGGCTTCCCGCAAAACGCAAGGCAGGCGCCGTCGCAATCGCCGCGGCGCTGGCGCTGTTCATCGGCGGCGCTGCCGCGCTGCCGCGCGTCGCCGGCGCGGACCTGGAGGCAGCCTCCTCGGAAAGCACTGCGAAGGCGGCCCCGGCGAAAGCGAGCCCGACGGCGACAGCCAAGGCATCGCCGTCGGCCACACCAACTGCCACGCCGACGGACACCGGGGAGCCGCTGGACCCGGAGAGTCCAAGCGTTCTTGCCGCCGGTGCCCCCGCGGCCGCGCCCAATGCGCAGCCAGCGTACGCAAGCAAGGCGCTGGACGTATTGGCAACCTTGCCGATCAAGGGCCGGGCGCCGAAGACGGGGTACGACCGCGCGCAGTTCGGCCAGGCGTGGGCAGACGTGGACCGGAATGGGTGCGATACGCGCAACGACATCCTCAAACGCGACCTCACCGGCGTGTCGTACACGAACAGTGTGCCGTGCAAGGTGCAGTCGGGAACGCTGGCCGACCCCTACACGGGCAAGACCATCAGCTTTGCCAGGGGTTCGGCCACCAGCAGTGCCGTCCAGATCGACCACGTGGTGGCCTTGAGCGACGCCTGGCAGAAGGGCGCGCAGCAGCTGACCGCCGAGCAGCGGACGGCGTTCGCCAACGATCCGCTGAACCTGCAGGCCACGGACGGTCCCACCAACCAGCAAAAGGGCGACGGCGATGCGGCCACCTGGTTGCCGCCGAAAGGGCTTCCGCTGTGA
- a CDS encoding excalibur calcium-binding domain-containing protein translates to MKATYGLWVTQAEHDAIARILGDCAGQLAPTNQLPPAPAAAAVPAPPAAAPVPAPAPAGPAPAPAAVAPAPVAPAPVVPAPAVPAPAAAYYANCAAVRAAGAAPLSAGQAGYRPALDRDSDGVACE, encoded by the coding sequence GTGAAGGCGACATACGGGCTGTGGGTCACGCAGGCCGAGCACGATGCGATTGCCCGGATCCTGGGCGACTGCGCCGGGCAGCTGGCGCCGACCAACCAGCTGCCGCCGGCACCTGCCGCCGCTGCTGTACCTGCTCCACCTGCCGCCGCTCCTGTACCTGCTCCCGCTCCGGCAGGACCCGCACCGGCACCTGCCGCCGTCGCCCCTGCTCCTGTTGCACCAGCGCCCGTGGTCCCGGCTCCTGCCGTGCCGGCACCTGCCGCTGCCTACTACGCCAACTGCGCGGCGGTGAGGGCGGCAGGAGCCGCGCCGCTCTCCGCCGGGCAAGCCGGTTACCGGCCCGCGCTGGACCGTGACTCCGACGGAGTCGCCTGCGAGTAG
- a CDS encoding excalibur calcium-binding domain-containing protein, with amino-acid sequence MNNNLYAAHPVTGRLKKSLALAVLAGLLLTGCGGKQASVEPASAATSTATATAGASVAVPGVVGLTLDKATDQLKGLGFKVEAKDIVDGKTIIVEKNWQVMTQDPASGATAAKGSTVHLGVKSLDKIAAEKAAAEKVAADKAAAEKAAAKAVADKAAAEKAAADKASADQAAAAKAAADQAARDAAAKAAADQQSAQKFVQAPAQAPATAYYANCTAAKNAGAAPLHRGQPGYSSSLDRDGDGVACER; translated from the coding sequence ATGAACAACAACCTGTATGCCGCCCACCCGGTCACCGGGCGGCTGAAGAAATCGTTGGCGCTTGCCGTCCTGGCCGGCCTGTTGCTGACCGGCTGCGGAGGCAAGCAGGCATCCGTCGAACCCGCATCCGCTGCGACATCCACAGCCACCGCCACGGCAGGGGCGTCTGTTGCCGTTCCAGGTGTGGTGGGCCTGACCCTGGACAAGGCCACGGACCAACTAAAGGGTCTCGGCTTCAAGGTTGAGGCCAAGGACATCGTGGACGGCAAGACCATCATCGTGGAGAAGAACTGGCAGGTGATGACTCAGGATCCCGCCAGCGGCGCCACAGCAGCGAAGGGCTCCACCGTGCACCTCGGCGTGAAGTCGCTCGACAAAATTGCCGCAGAGAAGGCGGCTGCCGAGAAGGTCGCCGCCGACAAGGCTGCCGCCGAAAAGGCTGCAGCTAAAGCGGTAGCGGACAAGGCCGCTGCCGAAAAAGCCGCGGCTGACAAGGCCTCCGCCGATCAGGCTGCTGCTGCAAAGGCTGCAGCCGACCAAGCGGCCCGGGACGCAGCTGCCAAGGCGGCCGCCGACCAGCAGTCGGCGCAGAAATTTGTCCAGGCACCGGCCCAAGCACCCGCAACTGCCTACTACGCCAACTGCACCGCCGCGAAGAATGCCGGCGCCGCGCCGTTGCACAGGGGTCAGCCAGGATACAGCTCCTCTTTGGACCGCGACGGCGATGGTGTCGCCTGCGAGCGATAA